One part of the Roseomonas gilardii genome encodes these proteins:
- a CDS encoding DUF1150 family protein: protein MNESREARETTVLKGLSPADWASFGREQIAYIRPVVVDGVKAVAIHSADGTPIGAAPTADLAIAAIIQNEMEPVLVH from the coding sequence ATGAATGAATCTCGCGAAGCTCGTGAAACCACGGTCCTGAAGGGCCTGTCCCCCGCCGACTGGGCCAGCTTCGGCCGCGAGCAGATCGCCTATATCCGCCCCGTCGTGGTGGACGGGGTGAAGGCGGTGGCCATCCATTCCGCCGATGGCACGCCGATCGGCGCGGCCCCGACAGCGGATCTTGCCATCGCCGCCATCATCCAGAACGAGATGGAGCCGGTCCTGGTTCACTGA